A window from Raphanus sativus cultivar WK10039 unplaced genomic scaffold, ASM80110v3 Scaffold3159, whole genome shotgun sequence encodes these proteins:
- the LOC108810976 gene encoding uncharacterized protein LOC108810976, with the protein MEVTKTSRKKTNGNGRHQVLDHEPKRNPYRFSKSIRENEKMLEEMQQQMLELERKITEKKLYHEKAISRLKYNMRSRWIYLNGEWLSIEDNPYFRLECPKKMELDKLTFANSAYRDKKAVISFSSGKQEINIHNLNHRMLHEAQSMDGERRLLKMLSPSKDDDSLVSFKQTKEEVKCKLYSFYNHI; encoded by the exons ATGGAGGTCACAAAAACTAGTAGAAAGAAAACTAATGGAAATGGAAGACACCAGGTTCTCGATCATGAACCCAAGAGGAACCCATACAGGTTTTCGAAATCGATAAGAGAGAATGAGAAGATGTTAGAGGAGATGCAACAACAAATGCTTGAACTCGAAAGAAAAATTACAGAGAAAAAG CTTTATCATGAAAAAGCCATCTCTAGACTGAAATACAACATGCGGTCCAGATGGATTTATCTTAATGGAGAATGGTTATCGATCGAGGATAACCCGTATTTCCGATTAGAGTGTCCCAAGAAGATGGAGCTAGACAAGTTAACTTTCGCTAATAGCGCATATCGTGACAAGAAAGCTGTTATATCATTCTCCTCTGGGAAACAAGAGATTAACATCCAT AACCTAAACCATCGGATGTTACACGAGGCACAAAGCATGGATGGTGAGAGACGCCTTCTCAAGATGCTGAGTCCAAGTAAAGATGACGACTCTTTGGTTTCTTTTAAGCAAACAAAAGAAGAGGTTAAGTGTAAATTGTATTCGTTCTACAAccatatttaa